The following proteins are encoded in a genomic region of Comamonas resistens:
- a CDS encoding DUF6999 family protein yields MKNEFNDHAWDERDPSPWLALYLDQSTPLPDDVKAAWLRDCSSASRQYFLPAMRPLARLSMIVIQALKIFLPKRWAHSILLHRLLAFGMKKFLSPEANWLIMRHFHLGSQVLQFVAANAPTKVSTSPLTPVEIDDVKDELFLKHDLNLFNFVIRLNKALRENNQELVPVPEPDFSMIREPELKLEDMPHGRFNVIDLQSAIELYTPIYQLLLTDNDFWRASNSLQLDETLAIYCAKILASPEHLVLLNNKHPMVPLSTLYAAYRLVLHGLSTEMLHSLLTRMANGEHPVPARELAKMHKTADAAVAQQD; encoded by the coding sequence ATGAAGAACGAGTTCAACGACCATGCCTGGGACGAGAGGGATCCCAGCCCCTGGCTGGCCCTCTACCTGGATCAGAGCACGCCCCTGCCCGACGATGTGAAGGCCGCCTGGCTGCGTGACTGCAGCAGCGCATCGCGCCAGTACTTTCTGCCTGCCATGCGCCCGCTGGCACGCCTGTCGATGATCGTGATTCAGGCGCTGAAGATTTTTCTCCCCAAAAGATGGGCGCACTCCATCTTGCTGCACAGGCTGCTGGCCTTTGGCATGAAGAAATTTCTCTCTCCCGAGGCCAACTGGCTGATCATGCGGCACTTCCATCTGGGCTCCCAGGTGCTGCAGTTCGTTGCAGCCAACGCACCTACCAAAGTCAGCACATCACCGCTGACTCCGGTGGAAATCGACGATGTGAAGGACGAGCTGTTTCTCAAACACGACCTCAACCTCTTCAACTTCGTGATCCGCCTGAACAAGGCTCTGCGTGAAAACAATCAGGAGCTGGTTCCCGTCCCTGAGCCCGACTTCTCCATGATCCGCGAGCCGGAGCTGAAGCTGGAAGACATGCCCCATGGCCGCTTCAATGTCATAGACCTGCAAAGCGCCATCGAGCTCTACACCCCCATCTACCAATTGCTGCTGACAGACAACGACTTCTGGCGCGCCAGCAATTCGCTGCAGCTCGACGAGACACTGGCCATCTACTGCGCCAAGATCCTGGCCTCGCCAGAGCATTTGGTACTGCTCAACAACAAGCACCCCATGGTGCCGCTGTCCACGCTGTATGCCGCCTACCGTCTGGTGCTGCATGGCCTGTCCACCGAAATGCTGCACTCCTTGCTAACACGAATGGCCAATGGAGAACACCCTGTCCCGGCGCGCGAGCTGGCCAAGATGCACAAGACAGCCGATGCGGCGGTGGCACAACAGGACTGA
- a CDS encoding iron-containing redox enzyme family protein produces the protein MPVAYSNVYLQSAGMFLPGAPVDNAGMDAFVAPLNRISERIKRRILAENGIQTRHYAIDGEGQTVFSNTQMAKGAIEHTLSLAGKTLADVGYLSSGSSGGDALMPGFASMIQGEMAAPPMETLSVHGVCAASVGAMQAAAMAVDSGAHELALSVASEMPSRLFKRSRFATQGYDTDFDAHFLRWMLSDGAGAVLLGGPKALPQMNGLRLKLKWTHQRSFAGDYPVCMQLGLTADRSKSHLDFPAWADAEAAGALSLRQDIRLLPHLFDVCIHEYADLAHKGWVPERGIDHFLCHYSSERFIPVVDDLLQKAQLAIPRERWWSNLAWRGNTGAASIFIMMSEFLQKQGSHLKPGETVLCFIPESGRFTAGYMLWEVELDAPVQQASAAYFPHKTSTSDRIANDALPDVSTIAAPHDPDTAPQQLAPLLTELASIWQDYRSRVWRTPLLHRIRTRQLQTGDYVRWMSHWIPQVREGSLWMREGAASLTGDYAQLASLIDLHAGEEQNDFKILHSDYLTAGGTETDIAKLRRNPGGEALNAYLHGLAATPNPIGLLGAIYIIEGTGQRIVPSLLPLLRQALPLPPEAFRFLEYHGANDENHLERWLMAVQMALALDSEGTAQQAILQTARNTAAMYLMQFQHVLAE, from the coding sequence ATGCCTGTTGCCTATTCGAACGTCTATCTGCAATCTGCCGGCATGTTTCTGCCCGGCGCTCCGGTCGACAACGCCGGCATGGACGCGTTCGTTGCACCGTTGAACCGCATCTCCGAGCGCATCAAGCGCCGCATCCTGGCCGAGAACGGCATTCAGACGCGCCACTACGCCATCGACGGTGAAGGCCAGACCGTCTTCAGCAACACGCAGATGGCCAAGGGCGCCATCGAGCACACCCTGTCGCTGGCGGGCAAGACACTGGCCGATGTGGGCTATCTGTCCAGCGGTTCCTCAGGCGGCGACGCGCTCATGCCCGGCTTTGCCAGCATGATCCAGGGAGAGATGGCAGCCCCGCCCATGGAGACTCTGTCCGTGCACGGTGTCTGCGCCGCCAGCGTGGGCGCCATGCAGGCCGCTGCCATGGCCGTGGACAGCGGTGCGCATGAGCTGGCCCTGTCCGTGGCCAGCGAGATGCCGTCGCGTCTGTTCAAGCGCTCGCGCTTTGCCACGCAGGGCTATGACACCGACTTTGACGCGCACTTTCTGCGCTGGATGCTTTCGGACGGTGCGGGTGCCGTGCTGCTGGGCGGACCCAAGGCCCTGCCTCAGATGAACGGACTGCGACTAAAGCTCAAGTGGACGCATCAGCGCAGCTTTGCGGGCGACTACCCCGTATGCATGCAGCTGGGCCTGACGGCCGACCGCAGCAAAAGCCATCTGGACTTCCCCGCATGGGCCGATGCCGAAGCCGCTGGCGCCCTGTCCCTGCGCCAGGACATACGCCTGTTGCCGCATCTGTTCGATGTCTGCATTCACGAATACGCCGACCTGGCGCACAAGGGCTGGGTGCCCGAGCGCGGCATTGACCACTTCCTGTGCCATTACTCGTCGGAGCGCTTCATCCCCGTGGTGGACGACTTGCTGCAAAAAGCCCAGCTGGCCATCCCGCGCGAGCGCTGGTGGAGCAATCTGGCATGGCGCGGCAACACGGGCGCAGCGTCGATTTTCATCATGATGTCGGAGTTTCTGCAAAAGCAGGGCAGCCACCTCAAACCCGGCGAAACCGTGCTCTGCTTCATTCCCGAATCAGGCCGCTTCACCGCTGGCTACATGCTATGGGAAGTAGAGCTGGATGCGCCCGTCCAGCAAGCGTCAGCGGCATATTTTCCTCATAAAACCTCGACATCGGACCGCATCGCCAATGACGCTCTGCCCGATGTCTCCACCATTGCCGCGCCGCACGACCCGGACACCGCGCCACAGCAATTGGCTCCGTTGCTGACCGAGCTGGCCAGCATCTGGCAGGACTACCGCTCACGCGTCTGGCGCACGCCGCTGCTGCACCGCATTCGCACGCGCCAGTTGCAGACCGGCGACTATGTGCGCTGGATGAGTCACTGGATTCCCCAGGTACGCGAAGGCAGCCTGTGGATGCGCGAAGGCGCGGCATCGCTGACCGGCGACTATGCACAGCTGGCCTCGCTGATCGACCTGCATGCGGGCGAAGAGCAAAACGACTTCAAGATTCTGCACAGCGACTATCTGACCGCAGGCGGCACGGAAACCGATATCGCCAAGCTGCGCCGCAACCCCGGCGGCGAGGCACTCAACGCCTATCTGCACGGGCTAGCCGCCACGCCCAACCCCATTGGCCTGCTGGGCGCCATCTACATCATCGAAGGCACGGGCCAGCGCATCGTCCCCAGCCTGCTGCCGCTGCTGCGCCAGGCCCTGCCGCTGCCGCCCGAGGCCTTCCGTTTTCTGGAGTACCACGGCGCCAATGATGAAAACCATCTGGAACGCTGGCTCATGGCCGTGCAGATGGCACTGGCGCTGGACAGCGAAGGCACGGCCCAGCAGGCCATACTGCAGACGGCACGCAACACGGCGGCCATGTATCTGATGCAGTTTCAGCATGTGCTGGCCGAGTGA
- a CDS encoding sensor domain-containing diguanylate cyclase, which produces MFFQKGKKEAGGDNPQCVCKVLAAKRDTQLAACLLLVVFVSVLAATCWQIWSERQRTLAEIDTNNRNLAQTLNTYAEGVLTQSSMLLLGMLERLEAEGTSPDHLLRMQQLVNRQEHLFNQLNELLVIDARGKWLMSSRGRFPDGANSADRHFFSYHRDNPSHEIFIGAPIRCRSTGEWLLTVSRRFEDRQGHFGGVIVVALGIENFLRLFGKIDVGEQGSIGLATTSGQLLVRYPFREQDLGRDFSRSTNFLRHYSSLKSGTASFESGIDGTERLYAFRSNDRYPVFTAVARGRHEALRAWRHQALLTAGVVLSLLTVIAVIGWRLILLIRLRAQTETALMAAREKLVDANQELGRLAAQDPLTGLANRRRFDETLRLEVRRAAREGTPLSLLLIDLDDFKGFNDRYGHVAGDECLRAVSRQLALSAKRPGDLAARYGGEELAIILPSTAPEGAMRVAEQLLECIRELGIAHEASHFGRVTASIGAASIQGRQGRTEDLVEAADRALYRAKAAGRNRVEC; this is translated from the coding sequence ATGTTTTTTCAGAAGGGGAAGAAGGAGGCTGGCGGTGACAACCCTCAGTGCGTGTGCAAGGTCCTGGCCGCAAAACGCGATACCCAGCTTGCGGCCTGCCTGCTGCTAGTGGTTTTTGTCTCTGTGTTGGCCGCCACCTGCTGGCAGATCTGGTCGGAGCGCCAGCGCACTCTGGCCGAGATAGACACCAACAATCGCAACTTGGCACAAACGCTGAACACCTATGCCGAGGGCGTGCTCACCCAAAGCTCCATGCTGCTGCTGGGTATGCTCGAGCGCCTGGAGGCGGAAGGCACTTCGCCCGATCATCTGCTTCGCATGCAACAACTGGTCAATCGCCAGGAGCATTTATTCAACCAGCTCAATGAGCTGCTCGTCATCGATGCGCGCGGCAAGTGGCTCATGTCGTCGAGGGGGCGGTTTCCCGATGGCGCCAACAGCGCTGACCGTCACTTCTTTTCGTATCACCGGGATAACCCTTCGCACGAGATTTTTATCGGTGCGCCAATACGCTGCCGCTCTACAGGCGAATGGTTGCTCACCGTCAGTCGCCGCTTTGAGGACAGGCAGGGACATTTTGGCGGGGTCATTGTTGTGGCTCTAGGTATAGAGAATTTTCTGCGCCTGTTCGGCAAGATTGATGTCGGCGAGCAAGGGTCTATTGGACTGGCAACGACTAGCGGGCAATTGCTGGTGCGTTACCCATTCCGCGAGCAGGACCTGGGGCGAGATTTTTCGCGTTCGACCAACTTCCTGCGGCATTACTCGAGCCTGAAGTCCGGTACAGCGTCCTTTGAGTCCGGCATCGATGGAACCGAAAGACTATATGCCTTCAGGAGCAATGACCGTTATCCCGTCTTTACCGCGGTGGCCAGGGGAAGGCATGAAGCCTTGCGCGCATGGCGGCACCAGGCGCTGCTGACGGCGGGCGTGGTACTGAGTCTGCTGACGGTGATCGCGGTCATAGGCTGGCGCCTGATTCTGCTCATCCGGTTACGTGCGCAAACCGAGACCGCCTTGATGGCCGCGCGTGAGAAGCTGGTTGACGCCAACCAAGAGCTAGGGCGGTTGGCCGCCCAGGACCCGTTGACGGGGCTGGCCAACCGGCGACGCTTTGATGAGACGCTGAGGCTCGAGGTCCGGCGTGCCGCTCGCGAAGGGACGCCGCTCTCGCTCTTGCTCATCGATCTGGATGATTTCAAAGGCTTCAATGATCGCTACGGCCATGTCGCCGGTGACGAATGCCTGAGAGCTGTGTCGCGGCAACTGGCGCTGTCGGCCAAGCGTCCCGGGGATCTCGCAGCGCGCTATGGGGGAGAGGAGTTGGCCATCATTCTTCCCAGCACCGCGCCGGAGGGAGCCATGCGCGTTGCCGAGCAATTGCTGGAGTGCATAAGGGAGCTTGGCATCGCCCATGAGGCCAGCCACTTTGGCCGTGTGACGGCAAGCATAGGAGCGGCTAGCATTCAAGGCAGGCAGGGTCGCACCGAAGATTTGGTGGAAGCTGCAGATCGCGCCCTGTATCGGGCCAAGGCGGCCGGGCGAAATCGGGTCGAGTGCTGA
- a CDS encoding anion transporter gives MTATVLVIFGLVYLGMILGGLPFLQLDRTGIALLGAIAMIATEAVTVEQAARSIDLPTVLLLFAFMVVSAQMRLGGFYDWITVRLSALPVTPATLLGVLIAIVALLSAVFSNDIVCLAIAPVLVDACMRRKLDPVPFLLGLACAANIGSAATLIGNPQNMLIGQTLHLSFGAYAVEAAVPVLVGLLLTWVVIVICVRGQWQLTGEAVLEVQPELEMRALNRWQTAKGLGIALVILLSFLFAPWPREVVALTAAGVLLMSRRLHSSRMLGLVDWELLVLFMGLFVVNDALQRTGLPAQLVSDSAALGLHLDHPAPLFGTTFLLSNLVSNVPAVMLLLPVANHPLSGTLLALASTFAGNLLIVGSIANIIVVDAAARHGVIIDWKRHARIGVPVTISTMAVTALYLWLRMHSMIHA, from the coding sequence ATGACCGCAACCGTCCTGGTAATTTTTGGCTTGGTGTACCTTGGCATGATTCTCGGAGGGCTGCCGTTTTTGCAGCTCGATCGTACGGGTATCGCGCTGCTCGGTGCGATCGCCATGATTGCGACTGAAGCTGTCACGGTAGAGCAGGCTGCGCGCTCCATCGATCTGCCCACCGTGCTGCTGCTGTTTGCCTTCATGGTGGTGTCCGCGCAAATGCGCCTTGGCGGCTTCTATGACTGGATTACGGTCCGTCTATCGGCATTGCCAGTGACTCCTGCGACTTTGCTGGGCGTGTTGATCGCCATCGTCGCGCTGCTGTCTGCCGTATTCAGCAACGACATTGTCTGCCTGGCCATCGCCCCCGTGTTGGTGGATGCCTGTATGCGCCGCAAACTCGATCCGGTTCCGTTTTTGCTTGGTCTCGCCTGCGCCGCCAACATTGGATCGGCGGCAACCTTGATCGGTAATCCACAGAACATGCTCATTGGGCAGACATTGCATTTGTCCTTTGGAGCCTATGCCGTCGAAGCGGCCGTACCCGTGCTTGTCGGACTGCTGTTGACATGGGTGGTGATCGTGATTTGTGTCAGAGGACAATGGCAACTGACGGGCGAGGCAGTGCTCGAGGTGCAGCCTGAATTGGAGATGCGAGCCTTAAACCGTTGGCAGACCGCAAAGGGGCTGGGAATAGCGCTCGTGATTCTCTTGTCGTTTCTGTTTGCGCCTTGGCCGAGAGAGGTTGTCGCGCTGACGGCGGCTGGGGTGCTGCTGATGAGCCGCCGGCTGCACTCAAGCCGGATGCTGGGCCTGGTCGATTGGGAACTGCTCGTGCTCTTCATGGGACTTTTTGTGGTCAACGACGCCTTGCAGCGCACGGGGTTGCCAGCACAGCTGGTGTCAGATTCAGCTGCCCTGGGCCTGCATCTGGATCACCCAGCTCCGCTGTTTGGAACGACCTTCCTGCTGTCCAATCTTGTCTCCAATGTCCCCGCAGTGATGCTGCTCCTGCCCGTTGCGAATCATCCGCTCTCCGGTACCTTGCTAGCACTGGCAAGTACCTTTGCCGGTAACCTGCTAATCGTGGGCAGCATCGCCAACATCATCGTCGTCGACGCAGCCGCGCGCCACGGCGTGATCATCGACTGGAAACGGCACGCCCGAATCGGGGTGCCTGTGACAATCTCCACCATGGCCGTCACCGCGCTGTATTTGTGGCTGCGTATGCACAGCATGATTCATGCATAG
- a CDS encoding IS3 family transposase (programmed frameshift) yields MTRHTETIEVITRDQRRRRWSAAEKAALVRKTYESGMSVSLVARQEGVSASLLFTWRRLEREGALVAVGAGEAVVPASELAAARAEIAKLQRVLGKKTLENEILKEAVEIAAAKKLDCALALVARGRPMKSVCSVLGVARSNLHVRHHRPGHWQDSRRGRTPAQDELLLADLRRHIAELPSYGYRRAGALLNRERRSQGQQALNHKRIYRVMARHRLLLPKAPKRRHSSRIHDGQVSVPMSNMRWCSDGFEIKCDSGETVTATFAKDCCDREILAWRAWEGKGLAGEPVRDMLVEAVERRFGTVEAVPLERELEFLTDNGSAYIAHETRGIARSLGLKPINTPVCSPQSNGMAESFVNTFKRDYMSRMDLRDAPTVLAQLPGAFEHFNEIHPHSSLKMMSPREFRRRQNHPAHQG; encoded by the exons ATGACTAGGCATACAGAAACGATTGAGGTCATCACCCGAGACCAGCGCAGGCGGCGCTGGTCGGCTGCCGAGAAGGCTGCCTTGGTTCGCAAAACTTATGAGTCAGGCATGAGCGTGTCGCTCGTGGCCCGCCAGGAAGGCGTCTCTGCCAGCCTGCTGTTCACTTGGCGGCGGCTGGAGCGCGAAGGCGCGCTGGTGGCTGTCGGTGCAGGCGAGGCCGTTGTGCCGGCATCGGAGCTGGCAGCCGCCCGTGCCGAGATCGCCAAGCTGCAGCGCGTGTTGGGCAAGAAGACCTTGGAGAACGAGATACTCAAGGAAGCCGTGGAGATCGCTGCAGCAAAAAAAT TGGATTGCGCGCTCGCCCTTGTTGCCCGGGGACGACCAATGAAGTCGGTCTGCTCGGTGCTGGGCGTGGCGCGCTCGAATCTGCATGTGCGGCATCACCGCCCTGGCCACTGGCAGGACAGCCGCAGAGGCCGCACCCCGGCCCAGGATGAGCTCTTGCTGGCCGACCTGCGGCGCCACATTGCCGAGTTGCCCAGCTATGGCTATCGCCGCGCCGGTGCGCTGCTCAATCGAGAGCGACGTTCACAAGGTCAACAGGCGCTGAACCACAAGCGCATCTACCGGGTCATGGCGCGGCATCGACTGCTGTTGCCCAAGGCGCCCAAGCGACGGCATTCGAGCCGCATTCACGATGGCCAGGTCAGTGTGCCGATGAGCAACATGCGCTGGTGCTCTGACGGCTTTGAGATCAAGTGCGATTCTGGCGAGACGGTCACAGCCACCTTCGCCAAGGACTGCTGCGACCGGGAGATCCTGGCCTGGCGGGCTTGGGAGGGCAAGGGACTTGCGGGAGAGCCTGTGCGCGACATGCTGGTGGAAGCCGTGGAGCGGCGCTTTGGCACGGTTGAAGCCGTGCCCCTGGAGCGTGAATTGGAGTTCCTCACCGACAACGGCAGCGCCTACATCGCGCACGAGACGCGTGGCATTGCTAGATCACTGGGCCTGAAGCCGATCAACACGCCCGTGTGTAGCCCGCAGAGCAACGGCATGGCCGAGAGCTTCGTGAACACCTTCAAGCGCGACTACATGAGCCGTATGGACCTGCGTGACGCGCCGACGGTGCTGGCGCAATTGCCGGGTGCGTTCGAGCACTTCAACGAGATCCACCCGCATTCGAGTTTGAAGATGATGTCGCCCAGGGAGTTCCGACGACGGCAGAATCACCCCGCCCATCAGGGCTAA
- a CDS encoding Bug family tripartite tricarboxylate transporter substrate binding protein: MHTLRTLKNLSRRGLVAAGAALMTASLAPAAMAADNWPDKPLHLIVGFPAGSSPDLTARALAEPLEKKLGQTIIVENRVGAGGNIAGEYVAKADGYTFSVMINGNMTIAKLLNPAVRYDPVKDLQPVSLIGVAPLVLVAPASAPQGKAFIEAASRAGDKWSYGSPGVGTVGHLGMELLKSRSAIKAVHVPYTGYPQVFNGIQGGDLQLSMLPPALAMAQIQAGKLHGIGVTSAARSPLAPGLPSLKDLGINNFDLEIWNAVAAPKSMPKAHVDKLAAAVSEIVRTPEMRQKLSMQGWQAVGSSPEGLSNRIQQDVKALGTIIREQHITAQ; the protein is encoded by the coding sequence ATGCATACATTGCGCACTTTGAAAAATCTGTCTCGCCGCGGCCTGGTCGCCGCTGGAGCGGCCCTGATGACAGCCAGCCTGGCACCTGCCGCCATGGCGGCCGACAACTGGCCCGACAAGCCCCTGCACCTGATCGTGGGCTTTCCCGCCGGCTCCTCCCCCGACCTGACCGCACGCGCACTGGCTGAGCCCCTGGAAAAGAAACTGGGCCAGACCATCATCGTGGAAAACCGCGTAGGCGCGGGCGGCAATATCGCCGGCGAATATGTGGCCAAGGCCGACGGCTACACCTTCAGCGTGATGATCAACGGCAATATGACGATTGCCAAGCTGCTCAACCCCGCAGTACGCTACGACCCCGTCAAGGATCTGCAACCCGTGAGCCTGATCGGCGTGGCTCCTCTGGTGCTGGTGGCTCCGGCCTCGGCACCTCAGGGCAAGGCTTTCATCGAGGCCGCCTCCAGGGCTGGCGACAAGTGGAGCTATGGCTCGCCCGGCGTGGGTACCGTGGGCCACCTTGGCATGGAGCTGCTCAAGAGCCGCTCGGCCATCAAGGCCGTGCATGTGCCCTATACCGGCTACCCCCAGGTCTTCAACGGCATTCAGGGCGGCGATCTGCAACTGTCCATGTTGCCGCCGGCTCTGGCCATGGCCCAGATTCAGGCCGGCAAGCTGCACGGCATTGGCGTGACTTCGGCAGCCCGCAGCCCGCTGGCTCCCGGCCTGCCCAGCCTCAAGGACCTGGGCATCAACAACTTTGACCTGGAAATCTGGAACGCCGTGGCCGCACCCAAGTCCATGCCCAAGGCCCATGTGGACAAGCTGGCCGCCGCCGTCAGCGAGATCGTGCGCACGCCAGAGATGCGCCAGAAGCTGTCCATGCAGGGCTGGCAGGCCGTGGGCAGCTCGCCTGAAGGGCTGAGCAACCGCATCCAGCAGGATGTGAAAGCCCTGGGCACCATCATTCGCGAGCAGCACATCACGGCGCAGTGA
- a CDS encoding sterol desaturase family protein encodes MDAGTWFTQLNAWQVMALGLVFFGGIYVLGALAMLGLTRSLARVGIGRPLDTRPLKPDQLQREWRQSFHSVLIFGTGMIVPWGFLQLGWAHLSPTASTGRIALEIVALLIWNDVHFWINHRLLHTRRLVRYHGDHHRSVVTTPWSTYSFHPIEALMLGNIILLPMVVHDFYFWSLASVPVLSLILNLIGHSNWDFFPKVSNTHPLAASRRHHLHHARPAGNYGFALAFMDQIMGTRVKTDSSQTPSH; translated from the coding sequence ATGGACGCGGGAACCTGGTTTACTCAGCTCAATGCCTGGCAGGTCATGGCTTTGGGCCTGGTCTTTTTCGGTGGAATCTATGTGCTTGGTGCTCTGGCCATGCTGGGGCTGACACGCAGCCTGGCTCGCGTCGGCATCGGCAGGCCACTGGATACACGTCCGCTCAAACCCGATCAGTTGCAGCGCGAATGGCGCCAGTCGTTTCATTCGGTCCTGATCTTCGGCACCGGCATGATCGTTCCCTGGGGCTTTCTGCAACTGGGCTGGGCCCATCTCTCGCCCACAGCCAGTACAGGCCGTATTGCACTGGAGATTGTTGCGCTGCTGATCTGGAACGATGTGCATTTCTGGATCAACCACCGGCTGCTGCATACGCGCCGTCTGGTGCGCTATCACGGCGATCACCATCGCTCCGTGGTGACCACGCCCTGGTCCACTTACAGCTTTCACCCTATCGAGGCTCTGATGCTGGGCAACATCATCTTGCTGCCCATGGTGGTGCATGACTTCTACTTCTGGTCGCTGGCTTCCGTGCCCGTGCTGAGCCTGATCCTCAACCTCATCGGTCATTCCAACTGGGATTTTTTCCCCAAGGTGTCCAACACCCACCCCCTGGCCGCCAGCCGCCGCCACCACCTGCACCATGCACGACCTGCGGGCAACTATGGTTTTGCGCTGGCCTTCATGGACCAGATCATGGGCACCAGGGTCAAGACCGACTCCAGCCAAACGCCCAGCCACTGA
- a CDS encoding fatty acid desaturase, translated as MPKHPSQALLPRLRHWRDWQSVLYMLALPLIVWWQWTHGFNLVLYGIELFLTLGVGVMHHNHTHVRMWWGRWSNRFTDYWLTLLQGHPTFVFWPAHVANHHRFRHGPKDIARTYRPEFGGDTNHLWGYLIHPVQAGLKLYPLFFRWLNNLRLHWPGAFRYCMGQYALWLSSWGFFLWLDWQKALLFVIVPQLHGLHWLLATNYLQHAHADGRPLSRAQRNTPGIELNYARNFEGLVNPLLFNIGLHTAHHECPHAHWSELTDLHARIYRQRVTPALNEGGLLPYMGRVYVLGLVWPAARTKPQMPPDAVK; from the coding sequence ATGCCCAAACATCCCAGCCAGGCCCTGCTGCCGCGCCTGCGCCATTGGCGTGACTGGCAATCCGTGCTTTATATGCTTGCCCTGCCCCTCATTGTCTGGTGGCAATGGACGCATGGATTCAATCTCGTTCTGTACGGCATCGAACTGTTTCTGACCCTGGGCGTGGGCGTGATGCACCACAACCACACCCATGTGCGCATGTGGTGGGGCCGCTGGAGCAATCGCTTCACCGACTACTGGCTGACGCTGCTGCAAGGCCATCCGACCTTTGTGTTCTGGCCCGCCCATGTGGCCAATCACCATCGCTTTCGCCATGGGCCCAAAGACATCGCACGCACCTACCGACCCGAGTTCGGCGGCGATACCAACCACCTCTGGGGCTATCTGATCCACCCTGTTCAGGCGGGCTTGAAGCTGTATCCGCTGTTTTTTCGCTGGCTGAACAATCTGCGCCTCCACTGGCCGGGTGCGTTTCGCTACTGCATGGGGCAATACGCGCTGTGGCTGTCCAGCTGGGGATTCTTTCTGTGGCTGGACTGGCAGAAAGCACTGCTCTTCGTCATCGTGCCGCAGCTGCATGGACTGCACTGGCTGCTGGCCACCAACTACCTGCAGCATGCCCATGCCGACGGCAGGCCACTCTCCAGAGCGCAGCGCAATACCCCGGGTATCGAGCTGAACTACGCGCGCAACTTCGAGGGCCTGGTCAACCCTCTGCTTTTTAATATTGGACTGCACACCGCGCACCATGAATGCCCGCATGCCCACTGGTCCGAACTGACAGACCTGCATGCACGCATCTACCGGCAGCGGGTCACGCCCGCGCTCAATGAGGGCGGTCTGCTGCCCTACATGGGACGTGTGTATGTATTGGGTCTGGTCTGGCCCGCGGCAAGAACCAAGCCGCAGATGCCACCAGATGCTGTGAAATAA
- the rpoH gene encoding RNA polymerase sigma factor RpoH: MKSATGSIATALAPTNPWALVPPLGNLDAYISAANRLPMLTQEEEQEYARKLKEHNDLDAAGRLVMSHLRLVVSISRQYLGYGLPHGDLIQEGNVGLMKAVKRFDPDQGVRLVSYAMHWIKAEIHEYILKNWRMVKVATTKAQRKLFFNLRSMKHDMKSNAAMADDDMVMRETLTAHEIDAMAEKLNVKREEVIEMETRLSGGDVLLDPSPSDDGEQAYGPIAYLADANHEPTAMIESRQRDQLATDGLSMALEGLDDRSRRIVEERWLKVNDDGSGGMTLHELAAEYGVSAERIRQIEVAAMKKMKKALAEFA, from the coding sequence ATGAAATCTGCCACCGGCTCCATTGCTACAGCCTTGGCCCCCACGAACCCTTGGGCTCTGGTGCCACCGCTTGGCAACCTGGATGCCTATATCTCGGCTGCAAACCGTCTGCCAATGCTCACCCAGGAGGAAGAGCAGGAGTACGCGCGCAAGCTCAAGGAACACAATGATCTGGACGCCGCCGGGCGTCTGGTGATGTCTCACCTGCGTCTGGTCGTATCCATTTCCCGCCAGTACCTGGGCTATGGCCTGCCCCATGGCGACCTGATCCAGGAAGGCAATGTGGGCCTGATGAAGGCCGTCAAGCGCTTCGACCCCGACCAGGGCGTGCGCCTGGTGAGCTACGCCATGCACTGGATCAAGGCCGAGATCCACGAATACATTCTGAAGAACTGGCGCATGGTCAAGGTCGCCACGACCAAGGCCCAGCGCAAGCTGTTCTTCAATCTGCGCTCCATGAAGCATGACATGAAGTCCAACGCCGCCATGGCTGACGACGATATGGTCATGCGCGAGACACTGACCGCCCACGAGATCGACGCCATGGCTGAAAAGCTCAACGTCAAGCGTGAGGAAGTCATCGAGATGGAAACCCGCCTGTCGGGTGGCGATGTGCTGCTGGACCCCTCGCCCAGCGATGATGGCGAGCAGGCCTATGGCCCCATTGCCTATCTGGCCGACGCCAACCACGAGCCTACAGCCATGATCGAATCGCGCCAGCGCGATCAGTTGGCCACCGATGGCCTGTCCATGGCCCTCGAAGGCCTGGATGATCGCAGCCGCCGTATCGTGGAAGAGCGCTGGCTCAAGGTCAACGACGATGGTTCCGGCGGCATGACACTGCATGAGCTGGCAGCCGAATATGGCGTGAGCGCCGAGCGCATTCGCCAGATCGAAGTGGCTGCCATGAAAAAGATGAAAAAAGCGCTGGCCGAGTTCGCGTAA